From a single Pseudorasbora parva isolate DD20220531a chromosome 17, ASM2467924v1, whole genome shotgun sequence genomic region:
- the si:ch211-223a10.1 gene encoding uncharacterized protein si:ch211-223a10.1, with amino-acid sequence MLQASGSCIFESIQRGEIDQVSHLLQQDRGVLKQKGWGGFTALHFAALHGNRPVTELLLNSGADPNIPCDAGQTPFHFACRNGNIYIMHKMMQHGADLHIVDEQGKSSLHHAVGGGSVIATQYLWETGMFRFSDADNYQVTPLHLAASTGNTDVVRYLLRANRCTAEAVDHQGATALHVAAEKGMIEVCWLLLKSGGLHILHMKNHTGLTPLDLCNQGNTFRHQQLSSILTHFSQRPKDLIPKDSYVMYFWVLLLPSLSGAAVLIIAAALGEYGGIFSALLFPCMAKVILSQYHRLSSFQRLPNPVYLGTLTAGLVHSTACFLYKIVPSFWPAHTLLHISLIHFCVLAGLFWKVLNQNPGQLKEADTDSRFSSIGDLMEASQRPDRFCIYCELIQVDNCKHCRLCDMCIQDYDHHCLFLNQCVGRDNHRIFILFIMSMIMAHLIFILSAVYYLNMKLSGLQLSDWVSVMGREAWVVLLALLNILSLIWVGWLLVEQLDAISMGTTTYFRRYDHKVPSKRQRLGTVLSFLLEGKRRREHSQSFNI; translated from the exons ATGTTGCAGGCTTCAGGAAGTTGTATATTTGAATCGATTCAACGGGGGGAGATCGATCAAGTTTCCCATTTATTACAGCAGGATCGAGGCGTCTTAAAACAAAAAG GTTGGGGAGGTTTCACAGCCCTCCACTTTGCTGCTCTCCATGGAAACCGGCCAGTGACTGAGCTTCTGCTGAACAGTGGTGCTGATCCAAACATCCCTTGTGATGCAGGACAAACTCCTTTTCACTTCGCTTGCAG AAATGGCAACATTTATATCATGCACAAAATGATGCAGCATGGTGCAGACTTACACATAGTAGATGAGCAGGGGAAATCGTCTCTTCATCATGCAGTTGGTGGTGGAAGCGT TATTGCCACGCAGTACCTGTGGGAGACTGGAATGTTCCGTTTCTCAGATGCAGATAACTATCAGGTCACTCCATTGCATTTGGCAGCTTCCACAGGCAATACTGATGTAGTGCGGTATCTCCTTAGAGCAAAT AGATGCACAGCAGAAGCAGTTGACCACCAGGGGGCGACAGCACTTCACGTGGCTGCAGAGAAAGGCATGATTGAGGTGTGCTGGCTACTGTTGAAGAGTGGCGGACTCCACATTTTACACATGAAAAACCACACTGGCCTCACACCTCTTGACCTCTGTAATCAAGGGAATACTTTTAG ACATCAGCAGCTCTCAAGTATTTTGACACATTTCAGTCAACGACCAAAAGATCTGATTCCTAAGGACTCATATG TGATGTACTTCTGGGTGCTGTTGTTACCATCTCTTAGCGGGGCAGCGGTTCTCATTATAGCTGCGGCTCTTGGTGAATATGGGGGTATCTTCTCTGCATTGCTTTTCCCCTGTATGGCAAAAGTCATTCTTTCTCAGTATCACAGACTGAGCAGCTTTCAAAG GTTACCAAACCCTGTTTACCTGGGAACACTGACTGCAGGCCTAGTTCATTCTACAGCTTGTTTTCTCTATAAAATTGTACCTA GTTTTTGGCCAGCTCATACCCTCTTACACATTTCACTTATCCATTTTTGTGTGCTTGCTGGACTTTTTTGGAAAGTACTAAATCAGAACCCAGGACAACTCAAAGAAGCTGACACTGATTCCCGGTTTTCCAGCATAGGAGACCTGATGGAAGCCAGCCAGAGGCCAGACAGATTCTGTATTTACTGCGAG CTTATTCAAGTGGACAATTGCAAACACTGCCGTTTGTGTGACATGTGCATCCAAGACTACGACCACCACTGCCTCTTTCTCAATCAATGTGTTGGACGAGACAACCACCGCATCTTTATCCTCTTCATCATGTCCATGATAATGGCTCATCTAATCTTCATCCTCAGTGCCGTTTACTACCTCAACATGAAACTCTCAGGCTTGCAGCTGTCTGACTGGGTCTCAGTGATGGGAAGAGAGGCCTGGGTCGTCCTGCTGGCTCTGCTCAACATTCTTTCTCTAATATGGGTAGGATGGTTGCTAGTTGAGCAGCTTGATGCCATTTCCATGGGAACCACCACCTACTTTAGGCGGTATGACCACAAGGTGCCTTCTAAAAGACAACGGTTGGGAACAGTCCTCTCTTTTCTGCTTGAAGGGAAAAGAAGACGGGAGCACAGTCAGTCTTTTAACATATAG